From a region of the Geothrix sp. 21YS21S-2 genome:
- a CDS encoding DUF3187 family protein, whose protein sequence is MHPRRWAALLALLLPLQAQETPHPNRLAWLMIFPEPLPEGVTQFSLEATNQFLRSDRRDITNNGTTHAHLQGEEWQLTSDLAGGLGPGRFNVRTRLVYRSSGLASRAIMNWHDLLGVEQGGRDQDPTFDDRYHLERNGVTVFDLERPRLQVQGVDLGYVLPWGDRRRGGRAGLTAQVPTGHASELQSSGGTNFLAGAAAWTSFGPFRAWAQGEEIWISLPRHSPLRTVVTRGQFWRAWAGLAWQGPGGSFWKGFGLDLSFAYNETPYRTHLTRVDKYGLQQTWVFSHERLPRWRFGFTEKGGTFATPEITGFVTFRP, encoded by the coding sequence ATGCATCCGCGACGCTGGGCCGCGCTGCTCGCCCTCCTCCTCCCGCTCCAGGCCCAGGAGACGCCCCACCCCAACCGGCTGGCCTGGCTGATGATCTTCCCGGAGCCCCTGCCCGAGGGGGTCACCCAGTTCTCGCTGGAGGCCACCAACCAGTTCCTGCGGTCCGACCGCCGGGACATCACGAACAACGGGACCACCCACGCCCATCTCCAGGGCGAGGAATGGCAGCTCACGTCGGACCTGGCCGGGGGGCTGGGCCCCGGGCGCTTCAATGTCCGGACCCGCCTGGTCTACCGCTCCTCGGGCCTCGCCTCCCGGGCGATCATGAACTGGCACGACCTCCTGGGCGTGGAGCAGGGCGGCCGGGACCAGGACCCCACCTTCGACGACCGCTACCACCTGGAGCGCAACGGGGTCACGGTCTTCGACCTGGAAAGGCCCCGGCTGCAGGTGCAGGGCGTGGACCTGGGCTACGTGCTGCCCTGGGGGGACCGCCGCCGGGGCGGACGCGCCGGCCTCACCGCCCAGGTGCCCACCGGGCACGCCTCCGAGTTGCAGAGCAGCGGCGGCACCAACTTCCTGGCCGGCGCTGCCGCCTGGACGTCCTTCGGTCCCTTCCGCGCCTGGGCCCAGGGCGAGGAGATCTGGATCAGCCTCCCGCGGCACAGCCCCCTGCGCACGGTGGTGACCCGCGGCCAGTTCTGGCGGGCGTGGGCCGGCCTGGCCTGGCAGGGCCCGGGCGGCTCCTTCTGGAAGGGCTTCGGCCTGGACCTCTCCTTCGCGTACAACGAGACCCCCTACCGCACCCACCTCACGCGGGTGGACAAGTACGGGCTGCAGCAGACCTGGGTCTTCAGCCACGAGCGGCTGCCCCGCTGGCGCTTCGGCTTCACGGAAAAGGGAGGGACCTTCGCCACCCCGGAGATCACGGGGTTCGTCACCTTCAGGCCGTAG
- the hflX gene encoding GTPase HflX — MPELIPRCFLIAHQGPQDRDNDIEVHLAELEELARACELEPAGRERLKRATVESRTFYGKGQIEAVAQKARNLGATLLLCDNDLSGSQIRNLEKATGMTCLDRTGLILAIFEQRAQTREAKAQVELARYEYELPRLKGAWTHLERQVGGVGVRGGAGETQIEVDRRMTRLRISQLKKELEHLQRVRKTQGQGRSPKAPRVALVGYTNAGKTSILKALTGEGEPRDMLFATLDTTTRKAWLGVDETTGEPRQALVSDTVGFIRKLPHQLVAAFRSTLGEVRTAEALLVVADASSPDLEEHLKVVGATLKEIGCEDHARLLVLNQADRLTRPRRLDLKRAHPEAVLTCALTRDGVEEIREWLLELIPGPPRPRTPEAWEL, encoded by the coding sequence ATGCCAGAGCTCATTCCCCGATGTTTCCTGATCGCCCACCAAGGACCCCAGGACCGGGATAATGATATCGAAGTGCATCTGGCCGAACTGGAAGAACTGGCCCGGGCCTGCGAGCTGGAGCCCGCGGGGCGCGAGCGCCTGAAACGGGCGACGGTGGAATCCCGGACCTTCTACGGCAAGGGCCAGATCGAGGCGGTGGCCCAGAAGGCCCGGAACCTGGGCGCCACCCTGCTGCTGTGCGACAACGACCTCTCCGGAAGCCAGATCCGCAATCTGGAAAAGGCCACCGGCATGACCTGCCTCGACCGCACCGGTCTGATCCTGGCCATCTTCGAGCAGCGGGCCCAGACCCGGGAGGCCAAGGCCCAGGTGGAGCTGGCCCGGTACGAGTACGAGCTGCCCCGCCTCAAGGGCGCCTGGACCCATCTGGAACGCCAGGTGGGCGGCGTTGGGGTCCGGGGCGGCGCCGGCGAGACCCAGATCGAGGTGGACCGCCGCATGACCCGCCTGCGCATCAGCCAGCTCAAGAAGGAGCTGGAGCACCTGCAGCGGGTCCGGAAGACCCAGGGCCAGGGCCGCAGCCCCAAGGCCCCCCGGGTGGCCCTGGTGGGCTATACCAACGCCGGCAAGACCAGCATCCTGAAGGCGCTGACCGGGGAGGGGGAGCCCCGGGACATGCTCTTCGCCACCCTGGACACCACCACCCGCAAGGCCTGGCTGGGCGTGGACGAGACCACCGGCGAGCCCCGGCAGGCCCTGGTCTCGGACACCGTGGGCTTCATCCGCAAGCTGCCCCACCAGCTCGTGGCCGCCTTCCGGTCCACCCTGGGCGAGGTGCGCACCGCCGAGGCCCTCCTGGTGGTGGCCGACGCCTCCAGCCCGGACCTGGAGGAGCACCTGAAGGTCGTGGGCGCCACCCTCAAGGAGATCGGGTGCGAGGACCATGCGCGGCTCCTGGTGCTCAACCAGGCCGACCGCCTCACCCGTCCCCGGCGCCTGGACCTCAAGCGCGCCCACCCCGAGGCCGTCCTCACCTGCGCCCTCACCCGGGACGGGGTGGAGGAGATCCGCGAGTGGCTCCTGGAACTGATTCCCGGCCCCCCCCGGCCCCGCACCCCCGAGGCGTGGGAGCTCTGA
- a CDS encoding protease pro-enzyme activation domain-containing protein: MRLRHHLSLAGLALILGAGSIPVLADTPVAVAPEEPQTVSLVFKLRNTQLLERFIENSVDPDHWGFRHFLSTREFAENFGPLDWQFHEVLAFMKKNGITINEIYDSHMIVRATGTASQFSALLSTDLVTWKEGRHRYQRPTRRPKVPKEIGDIVLIVAGLDTEPAVHSHTVTTARAQDAAMGEAATPLVMPVPGTLATNTPGSYTVGDVANFYNINPLYARNITGKGTTLGIATLATFNQADAYKYWSAIGLPVLANRITEIPLDGGTGTDGSGETTLDVQQSGGIAPMARILVYEAPNTTSGFIDLFYKAVSDNKVDSLSVSWGSAEVYLDGDTATAYKQVMMQAAAQGIPVIASSGDSGAFDLNRNWFTPYYSPINSVNHPASDPYVTAAGGTTQAVVIPRAHGTVTVPQERPWAWNYLEEYYVKWFGQFYYDYNLFPVGGGGGVSCYFEAPHYQHGLAGRQRTPAAFNSLFFYPSYPSQTGAELLLTIDPGYAGRNLPDVSLNADPFTGYITCEGGLFYAGNGGTSFVAPQLNGIASLLTQAAGHRIGFLNPQLYDIYKKHGYGARSPFNAITTGDNLYWKAIPDYNPASGIGTLDVTRLEGLINKRRH; the protein is encoded by the coding sequence ATGCGTCTTCGCCACCACCTCTCGCTTGCCGGCCTCGCCCTGATCCTGGGCGCCGGCAGCATCCCCGTCCTGGCCGACACCCCGGTCGCAGTCGCCCCCGAGGAACCCCAGACGGTCTCCCTGGTCTTCAAGCTCCGCAACACCCAGCTCCTCGAACGCTTCATCGAAAACAGCGTCGATCCCGACCACTGGGGCTTCCGCCATTTCCTCTCCACCCGTGAGTTCGCAGAAAACTTCGGACCTCTGGACTGGCAGTTCCACGAGGTGCTCGCCTTCATGAAGAAGAACGGCATCACCATCAACGAGATCTACGACAGCCACATGATCGTGCGAGCCACAGGCACCGCCTCCCAGTTCAGCGCCCTCCTGTCCACCGACCTCGTGACCTGGAAGGAAGGCCGCCACCGCTATCAGCGGCCCACCCGCAGGCCGAAGGTCCCCAAGGAGATCGGGGACATCGTGCTGATCGTCGCGGGGCTGGACACCGAGCCCGCCGTGCATTCCCACACCGTCACGACCGCCCGGGCCCAGGACGCCGCCATGGGCGAGGCTGCCACGCCCCTGGTGATGCCCGTTCCCGGCACCCTGGCCACCAACACGCCCGGCAGCTACACCGTGGGCGACGTGGCCAACTTCTACAACATCAACCCCCTCTATGCCCGCAACATCACCGGCAAGGGCACGACCCTGGGCATCGCCACCCTGGCGACCTTCAACCAGGCCGACGCCTACAAATACTGGTCGGCCATCGGGCTGCCCGTGCTGGCCAACCGCATCACGGAAATCCCCCTGGACGGCGGCACCGGCACCGACGGCTCCGGCGAGACGACCCTCGACGTCCAGCAGTCCGGCGGCATCGCCCCCATGGCCAGGATCCTGGTCTACGAGGCCCCCAACACCACCTCCGGCTTCATCGACCTGTTCTACAAGGCCGTCTCCGACAACAAGGTGGACTCCCTCTCCGTGAGCTGGGGCTCCGCGGAGGTCTACCTGGACGGCGACACCGCCACCGCCTACAAGCAGGTGATGATGCAGGCCGCGGCCCAGGGCATCCCCGTCATCGCCTCCTCGGGCGATTCGGGCGCCTTCGACCTGAACCGCAACTGGTTCACCCCCTACTACTCCCCCATCAACTCCGTGAACCACCCCGCGTCCGATCCCTACGTCACGGCCGCAGGCGGCACCACCCAGGCCGTGGTCATCCCGCGCGCCCACGGCACCGTGACGGTGCCCCAGGAGCGGCCGTGGGCCTGGAACTACCTCGAGGAGTACTACGTCAAGTGGTTCGGCCAGTTCTACTACGACTACAACCTGTTCCCCGTGGGCGGCGGCGGCGGCGTGAGCTGCTACTTCGAGGCTCCCCACTACCAGCATGGCCTGGCCGGCAGGCAGCGCACGCCCGCGGCCTTCAACAGCCTCTTCTTTTACCCCAGCTACCCCAGCCAGACCGGCGCCGAGCTGTTGCTCACCATCGACCCCGGCTACGCAGGCCGCAACCTGCCCGACGTCTCGCTCAACGCCGACCCCTTCACGGGCTACATCACCTGCGAGGGCGGCCTCTTCTATGCCGGCAATGGCGGGACCAGCTTCGTGGCGCCCCAGCTCAACGGCATCGCGTCCCTGCTCACCCAGGCCGCAGGCCACCGCATCGGCTTCCTGAACCCGCAGCTCTACGATATCTACAAGAAGCACGGCTACGGCGCCAGGAGCCCCTTCAACGCCATCACCACCGGCGACAACCTCTACTGGAAGGCCATTCCCGACTACAACCCGGCCTCCGGCATCGGCACGCTGGACGTGACCCGGCTCGAAGGCCTCATCAACAAGCGCCGCCACTGA
- a CDS encoding methyl-accepting chemotaxis protein, with product MNNTKLSFKIFLSVGVVLALVVLVAAWVVGSQESTLMERAFDDNLTTMSVASRNMFHATAQAYCAAHGMAYHRVEPGRYAPGVAGDFERASMDAFAADPGLELRKGNLKEDGKDFKYTLAPARLKEECILCHGAVGMDAFKDRKPGDLVAAFGVSVPTGDLERSVARTRLVTAAAGLALLAVVSWMVTFSVRRNVLTPLLGLSAAFGRMAGGDLTARAEVLTGDEIGQLAGAFNRMAGELNRALLDVNLASQRVASGSMELAASAEQMTQSVGEVAHVSAGLRDAGRGVQDALRILDENAETMAAQSSHTGTEAGAAVEDTDKGAREGRGTAEGMRAIQEATTRIVTAVQAIQGIARQTNLLSLNAAIEAAKAGNAGKGFAVVAEEVRKLAERSAQAAREIEGILRLTEEAVAGGGASVKVTLEHLEAVRARISGIAGRIGTIGTLSREQAQTSGRVGQLMDTTARQLDQNATAAHQLSTAVGEVARTSDDLASVAEGLKNLVSRFKL from the coding sequence ATGAACAACACGAAGTTGTCCTTCAAGATCTTCCTGTCGGTGGGGGTCGTCCTGGCCCTGGTGGTCCTGGTGGCGGCCTGGGTGGTGGGCTCCCAGGAGTCCACCCTCATGGAGCGGGCCTTCGACGACAACCTCACCACCATGTCCGTGGCTTCCCGGAACATGTTCCACGCCACCGCCCAGGCCTACTGCGCGGCCCACGGCATGGCCTACCACCGGGTGGAGCCGGGGCGCTACGCCCCGGGCGTCGCGGGCGACTTCGAGCGGGCGTCCATGGACGCCTTCGCCGCCGACCCCGGCCTCGAGCTGCGCAAGGGGAACCTGAAGGAGGACGGGAAGGACTTCAAGTACACCCTCGCCCCCGCGCGCCTGAAGGAGGAGTGCATCCTGTGCCACGGCGCCGTGGGCATGGACGCCTTCAAGGACCGCAAGCCCGGCGACCTGGTGGCGGCCTTCGGCGTCTCCGTGCCCACCGGCGACCTGGAGCGCAGCGTGGCCCGCACCCGGCTGGTGACCGCGGCGGCCGGTCTGGCCCTCCTGGCCGTCGTGAGCTGGATGGTCACCTTCTCCGTGCGGCGCAACGTCCTGACGCCCCTCCTGGGGCTCTCGGCCGCCTTCGGGCGCATGGCCGGGGGGGACCTCACCGCCCGGGCCGAAGTGCTTACGGGGGACGAGATCGGGCAGCTGGCAGGGGCCTTCAACCGCATGGCCGGAGAACTGAACCGGGCCCTTCTGGACGTGAACCTGGCCTCCCAGCGGGTGGCTTCCGGGAGCATGGAGCTGGCGGCCAGCGCCGAGCAGATGACCCAGTCCGTGGGGGAGGTGGCCCATGTCAGCGCGGGCCTGAGGGACGCCGGCCGCGGCGTGCAGGATGCCCTGCGGATCCTGGACGAGAACGCCGAGACCATGGCCGCCCAGTCCAGCCACACCGGCACCGAAGCCGGCGCGGCCGTGGAGGACACGGACAAGGGGGCCCGGGAGGGCCGGGGCACCGCCGAAGGGATGCGGGCCATCCAGGAGGCCACCACCCGCATCGTGACCGCAGTCCAGGCGATCCAGGGCATCGCCCGGCAGACCAACCTCCTGTCCCTGAACGCCGCCATCGAGGCCGCCAAGGCCGGCAACGCCGGCAAGGGGTTCGCCGTGGTGGCCGAGGAGGTGCGCAAGCTGGCCGAACGCAGCGCCCAGGCCGCCCGGGAGATCGAGGGGATCCTCCGCCTCACGGAGGAGGCCGTGGCCGGAGGCGGCGCCAGCGTGAAGGTCACGCTGGAGCACCTGGAAGCGGTGCGCGCCCGCATTTCCGGCATCGCCGGCCGGATCGGGACGATCGGCACGCTGAGCCGGGAACAGGCCCAGACCAGCGGCCGCGTGGGCCAGCTCATGGACACGACGGCCCGCCAGCTGGACCAGAACGCCACCGCGGCCCACCAGCTGTCCACGGCGGTGGGGGAGGTGGCGAGGACCTCGGACGACCTGGCCTCCGTGGCGGAAGGCCTGAAGAACCTCGTGAGCAGGTTCAAGCTGTAG
- a CDS encoding DUF4149 domain-containing protein, which yields MKPLVRTDAAAAGILILWTGMVLGFAFLVAPLLFSILPSRDVAGHIAGRVVGRLDWMAWAAFGAAGALVLFPRWLKEIREDQPVGPQRLWAATLLVTLLMCFTSQFIVSPGLERIKARMDGPVEALAKDHPDRVAYQKAHGISRQLMFIRLLLALGLAAGVAWLPREAKES from the coding sequence ATGAAACCCCTGGTCCGCACCGACGCCGCAGCCGCCGGCATTCTCATCCTCTGGACCGGCATGGTCCTGGGCTTCGCCTTCCTGGTCGCCCCTCTGCTCTTCTCGATCCTCCCCAGCCGGGACGTGGCCGGCCATATCGCCGGTCGTGTGGTAGGCCGCCTGGACTGGATGGCCTGGGCCGCCTTCGGCGCCGCCGGCGCCCTGGTGCTCTTCCCCCGCTGGCTGAAGGAGATCCGCGAGGATCAGCCCGTGGGCCCCCAGCGCCTCTGGGCCGCCACGCTCCTGGTGACCCTGCTCATGTGCTTCACCAGCCAGTTCATCGTCAGCCCCGGCCTGGAACGCATCAAGGCCCGCATGGACGGCCCCGTGGAGGCCCTGGCGAAGGACCATCCCGACCGGGTGGCCTACCAGAAGGCCCACGGGATCTCCCGGCAATTGATGTTCATTCGCCTGCTGCTGGCCCTCGGCCTGGCCGCCGGAGTGGCCTGGCTGCCCAGGGAAGCCAAGGAATCCTGA
- a CDS encoding type II secretion system protein, translating into MRKQRGFTLLELLTVMTILAMLATVGIVGYRRHTKAAKEAVLKEDLFQLNHCLEQFRADKGKYPTALDMLRTQGYIRDIPVDPMTQSKDTWVTEFETPDTDSPDAEVGIFRIRSGSQDLGENQIPYNEW; encoded by the coding sequence ATGCGAAAACAGCGCGGCTTCACGCTACTTGAACTTCTCACGGTGATGACCATCCTGGCCATGCTGGCCACGGTGGGCATCGTGGGCTACCGCCGTCACACCAAGGCCGCCAAGGAAGCCGTCCTCAAGGAGGACCTCTTCCAGCTCAACCACTGCCTGGAGCAGTTCCGGGCGGACAAGGGCAAGTATCCCACCGCCCTCGACATGCTGCGGACCCAGGGCTACATCCGGGATATCCCGGTGGACCCCATGACCCAGTCCAAGGACACCTGGGTGACCGAGTTCGAGACCCCCGACACCGACAGCCCCGACGCGGAGGTGGGCATCTTCCGCATCCGCAGCGGGTCCCAGGACCTGGGCGAGAACCAGATCCCCTATAACGAATGGTGA
- the infB gene encoding translation initiation factor IF-2, which yields MLRINQLAKELGVSNHEVIDALEKRLNIQGKSHSSNLTDDQVQSVRRVIENKPRTHEEPAVQPRPVIQTPVRVVKSVTPAPAPVPPPPPPAPAVLIKKAEPAVPAPVAEPAPVAVQPPAPAESPAQAPVPVEVRASEPAAEPAKAPAQETFSRLRVSQAPAPVAKAQEPARYIQLPQPAPPRIRPEAGARPVIQRPGQQPQVQRSGQPQPEKTVLPMATNTGKGEIRHEPTAPAPSRRPFIPPSITELRPEGGFTRIKMSDTPAPAPKTTEPARYIQLPQARPAGGAPRPGGPGARPGGPSRPGMGGPSRPGMGGPSRPGGPGARPGGPGGPRPGGPGRPGGPGRGPSLPATTAIDPNAQKGPGRGGHFTGKKKDDKRSKAERLAEELELKLRQPRSRAQQIATEYVNDEIGIVMLSEGVSVKELAEKCNRPAKDVVAKLLHRGIFATINQPLDTELAKEIAREFGYLADIVSFEEDVQIAAEEGSDVQGEKLPRPPVVTIMGHVDHGKTSLLDAIRKSKIAAGEAGGITQAIGAYHVNVKDGTEGARRQVVFIDTPGHEAFTKMRARGAKVTDIVILVVAADDGVMPQTIEAINHTKAADVPMVVAINKIDKPGANPEKVEQMLLQYGIQTEAFGGEIPCVKVSAKTKEGLDLLLETLLLVADLKDLKAVYECAAAGSILEARLDRGRGPVATVLVQQGTLHAGEIFVAGATMGRVRAMFNDRGEKVTEATPSMAVQILGFEAVPVSGDNLQVVEDEAKARNIVSFRQEKAKAAAQIKQRVTLENLFSTLKDGQIKELPLIIKADTSGSVESLVGSLERLSTEKVRVRIIHAAAGTVTENDVLLAEASKATVIAFSVKAERKTEELAQEEGVDIRFHEIIYKVTEEITAAMMGLLDAEERETIQGLAEVRQIFRVGKSVIAGSFVTEGKVQKPFKVRVKRGPDTLWEGGIKTLKRFKDDVHEVKNGLDCGIDLDGYTGLKEGDLLEFFTREKFAATSLG from the coding sequence ATGCTGCGCATCAACCAATTAGCAAAAGAGCTTGGCGTGAGTAATCACGAAGTGATCGACGCCCTCGAAAAGCGCCTGAACATCCAGGGCAAGAGCCACAGCTCCAACCTCACGGACGACCAGGTCCAGTCGGTGCGTCGCGTCATTGAGAACAAGCCCCGGACCCACGAGGAGCCCGCGGTCCAGCCGCGCCCCGTGATCCAGACGCCCGTGCGGGTGGTGAAGTCCGTGACGCCGGCCCCCGCTCCCGTCCCCCCTCCGCCGCCCCCGGCGCCGGCCGTGCTCATCAAGAAGGCCGAGCCCGCCGTTCCCGCTCCCGTGGCCGAGCCGGCGCCCGTTGCCGTTCAGCCGCCCGCCCCCGCGGAATCGCCCGCCCAGGCCCCCGTGCCGGTGGAAGTGCGCGCCTCCGAGCCTGCCGCCGAGCCCGCCAAGGCCCCCGCCCAGGAGACCTTCAGCCGTCTGCGCGTCTCCCAGGCCCCGGCCCCCGTGGCCAAGGCCCAGGAACCCGCCCGCTACATCCAGCTGCCCCAGCCCGCCCCGCCCCGGATCCGTCCGGAAGCCGGCGCCCGGCCCGTGATCCAGCGCCCCGGCCAGCAGCCCCAGGTGCAGCGCTCGGGCCAGCCGCAGCCTGAGAAGACCGTCCTGCCCATGGCCACCAACACCGGGAAGGGCGAGATCCGCCACGAGCCCACGGCCCCCGCCCCCTCCCGGCGTCCCTTCATCCCGCCCTCGATCACCGAGCTGCGGCCCGAAGGCGGCTTCACCCGCATCAAGATGTCCGACACCCCGGCCCCGGCCCCCAAGACCACCGAGCCGGCCCGGTACATCCAGCTCCCGCAGGCCCGTCCCGCGGGCGGCGCCCCCCGCCCCGGCGGCCCCGGCGCGCGTCCCGGCGGTCCTTCCCGGCCCGGCATGGGCGGGCCCTCCCGTCCCGGCATGGGCGGACCTTCCCGTCCCGGCGGTCCCGGAGCCCGCCCAGGCGGCCCCGGCGGTCCCCGTCCCGGAGGTCCCGGCAGGCCCGGCGGCCCCGGCCGCGGCCCCTCGCTGCCCGCCACCACCGCCATCGACCCCAACGCCCAGAAGGGCCCGGGCCGCGGCGGCCACTTCACCGGCAAGAAGAAGGACGACAAGCGCAGCAAGGCCGAGCGCCTCGCCGAGGAGCTCGAGCTCAAGCTCAGGCAGCCCCGCAGCCGCGCCCAGCAGATCGCCACGGAGTACGTGAACGACGAGATCGGCATCGTGATGCTGTCCGAAGGCGTCTCGGTGAAGGAACTGGCGGAGAAGTGCAACCGCCCCGCCAAGGACGTCGTGGCCAAGCTCCTGCACCGCGGGATCTTCGCGACCATCAACCAGCCCCTGGACACGGAGCTGGCCAAGGAGATCGCCCGGGAGTTCGGGTACCTGGCCGACATCGTCTCCTTCGAGGAGGACGTGCAGATCGCCGCCGAAGAGGGCAGCGACGTGCAGGGCGAGAAGCTTCCCCGGCCTCCCGTCGTCACCATCATGGGCCACGTCGACCACGGCAAGACGTCGCTGCTCGACGCCATCCGGAAGAGCAAGATCGCCGCGGGCGAAGCCGGCGGCATCACCCAGGCCATCGGCGCCTACCACGTCAACGTCAAGGACGGCACCGAAGGGGCCCGCCGCCAGGTGGTCTTCATCGACACGCCCGGCCACGAGGCCTTCACCAAGATGCGCGCCCGGGGCGCCAAGGTCACCGACATCGTCATCCTGGTGGTGGCGGCGGACGACGGCGTCATGCCCCAGACCATCGAGGCCATCAACCACACCAAGGCCGCCGACGTGCCCATGGTCGTGGCCATCAACAAGATCGACAAGCCCGGCGCCAACCCCGAGAAGGTCGAACAGATGCTCCTGCAGTACGGCATCCAGACCGAGGCCTTCGGCGGCGAGATCCCCTGCGTCAAGGTGAGCGCCAAGACCAAGGAAGGCCTGGATCTCCTGCTGGAGACCCTCCTCCTGGTGGCCGACCTCAAGGACCTCAAGGCCGTCTACGAGTGCGCCGCGGCCGGCTCCATCCTGGAAGCCCGGCTCGACCGCGGGCGGGGCCCCGTGGCCACCGTCCTCGTGCAGCAGGGCACGCTCCACGCCGGCGAGATCTTCGTGGCCGGCGCCACCATGGGCCGCGTGCGGGCCATGTTCAACGACCGCGGCGAGAAGGTGACGGAAGCCACCCCCTCCATGGCCGTGCAGATCCTCGGTTTCGAGGCCGTGCCGGTATCCGGCGACAACCTCCAGGTGGTCGAGGACGAGGCCAAGGCCCGCAACATCGTGTCCTTCCGGCAGGAGAAGGCCAAGGCGGCCGCGCAGATCAAGCAGCGCGTCACCCTGGAGAACCTCTTCTCCACCCTCAAGGACGGCCAGATCAAGGAACTGCCCCTCATCATCAAGGCCGATACCTCGGGTTCCGTGGAATCCCTGGTGGGCAGCCTCGAGCGCCTCTCCACCGAGAAGGTGCGCGTGCGCATCATCCACGCCGCCGCCGGCACCGTCACCGAGAACGACGTCCTGCTGGCCGAGGCCTCCAAGGCCACGGTCATCGCCTTCTCCGTGAAGGCCGAGCGCAAGACCGAGGAACTCGCCCAGGAAGAGGGCGTGGACATCCGGTTCCACGAGATCATCTACAAGGTCACGGAGGAGATCACCGCGGCCATGATGGGCCTGCTGGACGCCGAGGAGCGCGAGACCATCCAGGGCCTCGCCGAGGTCCGGCAGATCTTCCGCGTGGGCAAGTCGGTCATCGCCGGCTCCTTCGTCACGGAAGGCAAGGTCCAGAAGCCCTTCAAGGTCCGCGTCAAGCGCGGCCCCGACACCCTCTGGGAAGGCGGCATCAAGACCCTCAAGCGCTTCAAGGACGACGTCCACGAAGTGAAGAACGGCCTGGACTGCGGCATCGACCTGGACGGCTACACGGGCCTGAAGGAAGGCGACCTCCTGGAGTTCTTCACCCGGGAGAAGTTCGCCGCCACCAGCCTGGGCTAG